Proteins encoded within one genomic window of Alteribacter populi:
- a CDS encoding putative amidoligase domain-containing protein translates to MKNRLQAFSIPKVDRKSEMGYFRLKVSATGYQPIQIERFSPHSHEGNLLPLSKLSHFYLGQEMLDTAFRAAYALHLSNFCCTLQRVGKRVEVTSIESDIPYEPYPSHRPPKRPKGIITFGADIEYMIRHKKTTKFHALPLNSQVPKFEAEADQALLRKGNKFYKPIFELHPRPQTTGEHLHIEMLKLKQKLEQRLKKSAYQVVTDPNPTGRFMLGGHLHFGNVQAGFNKTSQLDVLVTLPLSLLDHENSQMRRFTYGGLGSVRLNHFNGFEYRSLSSWYNYIEQGLPLFNWIEWVVKNESLPYFFIPTQVALAYTKNDRHSILLFVEKTFRWLKNNYKSSADLVAIESFYKWIHSQRFPLS, encoded by the coding sequence TTAAAGGTAAGCGCCACCGGCTATCAACCGATTCAAATCGAACGCTTTTCACCCCACTCCCATGAAGGTAACCTCCTGCCTCTTTCTAAACTTTCTCATTTTTATTTAGGACAAGAAATGCTCGATACAGCCTTTCGGGCAGCCTACGCCCTTCATCTTTCGAACTTTTGTTGCACCTTACAACGGGTTGGAAAACGAGTTGAGGTCACCTCTATCGAGTCCGACATTCCATATGAGCCATATCCATCCCACCGGCCTCCAAAAAGACCAAAAGGCATCATTACATTTGGTGCTGACATAGAATATATGATTCGTCACAAAAAAACGACAAAGTTTCACGCTCTTCCGTTAAATAGCCAAGTTCCTAAATTTGAAGCCGAAGCTGATCAAGCTTTACTAAGAAAAGGGAATAAGTTTTATAAGCCGATTTTTGAACTTCACCCTAGACCCCAAACGACTGGAGAACACCTTCACATAGAAATGCTCAAGTTAAAACAAAAGCTTGAACAGAGGCTGAAAAAAAGCGCTTATCAAGTCGTCACAGATCCGAATCCGACAGGGCGTTTCATGCTAGGTGGGCATTTGCATTTTGGTAATGTCCAGGCAGGCTTTAATAAAACGAGTCAGCTAGACGTGCTCGTCACTCTTCCTTTATCACTCTTAGATCATGAAAATAGCCAGATGAGGCGATTTACGTATGGAGGACTAGGATCAGTACGTTTGAACCATTTCAATGGATTCGAGTACCGAAGTCTATCTTCATGGTATAACTATATTGAACAGGGTCTTCCTTTATTCAATTGGATAGAGTGGGTCGTAAAAAACGAGAGTCTTCCTTATTTTTTTATCCCTACACAAGTAGCACTAGCCTACACAAAAAACGATCGGCATAGTATTCTTCTATTTGTTGAGAAAACTTTTCGGTGGCTTAAGAACAACTATAAGTCATCTGCTGATCTGGTGGCGATAGAATCCTTTTACAAATGGATTCATTCACAACGTTTTCCTCTCTCGTGA
- the mutS gene encoding DNA mismatch repair protein MutS, whose translation MSKHTPMIEQYLRIKAEYEDAFLFFRLGDFYELFFEDAIKAAKELEITLTARGKGEDRIPMCGVPHHACNGYITQLIEKGFKVAICEQTEDPAAAKGVVKREVVQLITPGTVMDGTTIQEKENNYLLSVSEFDHHQFGLAAADLTTGELRVTLFKEGLEDVIQEAASYSPKEIVIPSSFSDDKKQQMGKIVKATFSEEDDTSLHGEMTRLVDNLQEQVLTITVIRLLNYLHRTKKRSLEHLQPATFYFTDDFMKLDVHSKRNLELIETIREKKKHGSLLWLLDKTVTAMGGRLLKQWIERPLLDRIKIEERLSLVDSLLGHFFEREALKEQLREVYDLERLSGKVSFGNVNARDLIQLQKSLERVPAIFETVHRLEHPFADNLIDRVDQCEGLKELLESSIQEEPGLSITDGDIIRDGYNELLDEYRDAMRNGKTWIAALEQQERAETGVKSLKVGFNKVFGYYIEVTKSNIASLPEGRYERKQTLANAERYITPELKEKEALILEAEEKSEKLEYELFLEVREQVKGYIEKLQQLAKVISTFDVLQSFAEVSEDNHFVKPSINETGTVEIVDGRHPVVEKMIDQGDYVPNDISLNQDREMLLITGPNMAGKSTYMRQLALCSVMMQVGSYVPATSCDLPVFDQIFTRIGAADDLAQGQSTFMVEMMETKHAVAKATDRSLILLDEIGRGTSTYDGMALAQAIMEYIHHHIGAKTLFSTHYHELTTLEHDLDKLKNVHVSAAEDDGEVVFLHRVVDGSADKSYGIYVAQLADLPIELIDRAKIILEQLESTDQASAAQDEMEPVQINEKKSNHQDTPESTGNQVLETQGQLALFDSALFDAEASEKKVTDMYTKKERDVLKKIENLDLLHVTPMEAIQTIHELQQKLKKHS comes from the coding sequence ATGTCGAAACATACCCCTATGATCGAACAATATTTACGTATTAAGGCAGAATATGAAGATGCCTTTTTATTTTTTCGTTTAGGAGATTTTTACGAACTTTTCTTTGAAGATGCGATAAAAGCTGCGAAAGAACTAGAAATCACTCTTACTGCCCGCGGTAAAGGTGAAGACCGTATTCCAATGTGTGGTGTTCCACATCATGCTTGTAATGGCTATATTACGCAACTTATTGAAAAAGGTTTTAAAGTGGCGATTTGTGAACAGACCGAAGACCCAGCCGCTGCAAAGGGGGTTGTAAAACGTGAAGTCGTTCAGCTAATTACCCCGGGAACAGTTATGGATGGAACGACGATTCAGGAAAAAGAGAACAATTATTTACTCTCGGTTTCTGAGTTTGATCACCATCAGTTCGGGCTTGCTGCAGCTGACCTCACAACAGGAGAGCTTCGAGTCACGTTGTTTAAAGAAGGTTTGGAAGACGTCATTCAGGAAGCAGCTTCCTATTCCCCAAAGGAAATTGTTATCCCATCTTCTTTTAGTGACGATAAAAAGCAGCAGATGGGCAAGATTGTGAAGGCGACGTTTTCAGAAGAGGATGACACATCGTTGCACGGGGAGATGACGAGGCTTGTTGACAACCTACAGGAGCAGGTCCTCACGATAACTGTCATTCGATTATTAAATTACTTACACCGAACAAAAAAGCGTTCACTTGAACATTTACAGCCAGCAACTTTTTATTTTACCGATGATTTTATGAAGCTTGATGTTCATTCTAAGCGGAATTTAGAACTGATTGAAACCATTAGGGAGAAAAAGAAGCACGGATCGTTATTATGGCTTCTCGATAAAACCGTGACGGCAATGGGAGGCAGGCTTTTAAAGCAGTGGATTGAACGTCCATTACTTGACCGGATAAAAATTGAGGAACGGCTAAGTCTGGTAGATTCCCTTCTTGGTCATTTCTTTGAACGTGAAGCATTGAAAGAACAGTTACGAGAGGTTTATGATCTCGAACGGTTATCAGGAAAGGTCTCTTTTGGCAATGTAAATGCGAGAGATCTTATCCAGCTTCAAAAATCTCTTGAACGTGTGCCCGCTATTTTTGAAACTGTCCACCGGTTAGAACACCCTTTTGCGGATAACCTCATTGATCGAGTAGACCAGTGCGAAGGGTTGAAGGAGCTTTTAGAATCAAGCATTCAGGAAGAACCCGGACTTTCGATAACGGATGGAGATATTATTCGAGATGGCTATAACGAACTTCTCGATGAATACCGCGACGCCATGCGGAACGGAAAAACGTGGATTGCAGCTTTGGAGCAACAAGAGCGAGCTGAGACTGGAGTCAAGTCGTTAAAAGTTGGCTTTAATAAAGTGTTTGGTTACTACATTGAAGTGACAAAATCAAACATTGCCTCTTTACCTGAGGGGCGCTATGAACGTAAACAAACACTCGCTAACGCAGAACGGTATATAACACCTGAACTAAAAGAAAAAGAGGCGCTCATTTTAGAGGCTGAGGAGAAGAGTGAAAAGCTAGAATACGAGCTTTTTCTTGAAGTCCGAGAACAAGTAAAAGGATACATTGAAAAGCTTCAGCAATTGGCAAAGGTCATTAGTACTTTTGATGTGTTGCAAAGCTTTGCCGAGGTGAGCGAAGACAACCATTTTGTAAAGCCCTCAATCAACGAAACCGGTACGGTAGAGATTGTAGATGGTCGTCATCCTGTCGTTGAAAAAATGATTGATCAAGGAGATTACGTCCCCAATGATATTTCATTAAATCAAGACCGGGAAATGCTATTAATTACGGGTCCGAATATGGCAGGAAAAAGTACGTACATGCGTCAGCTTGCACTTTGCTCTGTGATGATGCAAGTCGGCTCCTACGTTCCAGCTACTTCATGTGATCTTCCCGTATTTGATCAAATTTTTACCCGAATTGGTGCTGCGGATGACTTAGCCCAAGGCCAGAGTACATTTATGGTCGAGATGATGGAAACGAAGCATGCTGTAGCGAAAGCGACGGACAGAAGTCTCATCCTCCTTGATGAAATTGGCCGAGGGACTTCGACCTATGATGGAATGGCTCTTGCCCAAGCGATCATGGAGTATATCCATCATCACATCGGTGCAAAAACACTATTTTCGACTCACTACCATGAGTTGACCACTTTGGAACATGATCTCGATAAATTGAAAAATGTTCACGTTTCTGCCGCAGAAGATGACGGGGAAGTCGTATTTCTCCACCGTGTAGTTGACGGGTCCGCAGATAAAAGTTATGGAATTTACGTTGCACAATTAGCAGATTTGCCAATTGAACTGATTGATCGTGCAAAAATAATCCTCGAACAACTAGAAAGCACCGATCAGGCGAGTGCCGCACAGGATGAGATGGAGCCGGTTCAAATAAACGAGAAGAAGTCAAATCACCAGGATACG